CGATTGATTACCAGTGCTTAAGGCTTGTTTTCGGGCATATAATGATGTATGTTTGAAAAAACATTACTGATATGGTTTATACAGACCCCTTAACACAAGAAACTTTTTATCCTCAAAGGACAAATCAGAAATTTGCATCAAGGAGAAATCAAATCAAGTACAATAACTTGAAAGCACGTAAAAAACGAGCAGCTAAAAAGAAGTTCGATCAACCATTGGACAAGAACCGAACTATTCTGTCTGGGATATTAGGGAGCAATAAAGAAGCTGTCAAAAGCAAAGATTGGCTACTTGCACTGGGATATAACTTCAACATTTATACCCATGCAGTGATGTATGAAGGGAAGTCGATACCGTGCATTTACGAGTTTGCGATTGCCCAGATTGAAAGAGACAAATATAAAATATTCCGCCATGCAGATAGTTAACCCATTTGACTTAGGTATTCTAAAAGACTTACCTAAAAACATTACCGTTGCTCAAGCAGAAATAGATCAGCTAAGAACCGAAAAAGCGAGTCTAAAGAGTAAACTGAACTTGACCATTATTGCGAGTGCTGCCATTATTATTGGAGTGCTGGTTTATTTTAATAATCAGTCGATTACAACGTATGAGAAAAATAATGAGAGCGATTAAGCCTTCCTCCGAAATATTGAAGGATCGAGTGCCAGAGAAATTTGATAATCAATCAATTACAAACCATGAAGATTAGTATTTTAACCAATAGCCCTAATTGCAAGGCTGTAAAGCAGATTCAGAATAGTATTATCAATAGAGGACACAAAGCGCCAATTCTAATTCTTGATAATATCAAAATTGTTATTTCGAATAATGAGAAAGGCTTTGACTCTATTTACTACACCAAGAATAACAAGACCTCTAAATTATCAAAAGCTTCTATTGGTGATGCGATACTTCCTCGAATTGGCTCAAACGTGCCATTTGGAGCAAAGGTGATTCAGCACATTGGAAATATGGGTGTATTTAGTCCCATTAGTGGTACAGGTTTACTTAATTCCTATGACAAAATGAAGACTCTTCAGATAGCCAGTAATAATGGGATACGCACACCTAAAACTATTATGGGAGATCAGGTTAGAGATGTAAAATATATTGTGAGCCAGTTAGGGCTACCCGTGATAATAAAGTTCATTCACGGGAGCGGTGGTTCAGGTGTGTCCATATTGGAAAGCATGATTTCTTTGAAATCAACTTTGCAATCTTTTACAAAACTGAGAAAGCCGTTCATTCTTCAAGAATTTATATATGCAAATAATTCTGATATAAGGGCTGTTGTAATAGGTGAAAAGGTTGTGGCAGCTTATCAAAGAACAGCTCAGGGGCGTGATGAATTTCGTAGTAATTTGACGTTAAATGGCAAAGGGAAATCAATTAGCCTCAGTGAAACTGATAAAGCACTATGCATCAAGTGTGCAAAAGTTCTAGGTCTAAATTTTTGTGGCATTGATTTAATCAAAAATGGAAAAACAACATATCTATTGGAAGCAAACGCTAATTTTGGTCTTATCGGGATGGAAATCACAAAAATCAATTTCCCTGATGAGATGATTAGATTTCTTGAAAAAAAAGTAAAGTCAAATATTACAGATAGCATTTCTCACCCTCTTATTACTAATCAATATTATTCACAGCTTTTACCCAAAATAATTGGCAAGCGGATTCACTATGTAGACAGGTTCAACAAAAAGAAGTCTATTGTTATTGAGTCATTGAGTGACTTGGAACATGTAATGGTTAATAGTTTTCGAGTAAATTTATAAATATACAGCTATGGGACAGATAAATGCAGGATATTCAAACATTCCAGAAGTAACCGATGAAATAAGCATTACTAATATTGTTGGGATGGTCGTATTTACAGCAACAATGGTTGTTTTATTATTAATTCGAAACAAATGAAGATTGCACTATACAACAGGGTATCAACCCAAGATCAGACAACGGAGAATCAAAAGATACGCTTGATCGAATATGCCAAAACAAAAGGCTATGAGTATGATATTTACGA
This window of the Bacteroidota bacterium genome carries:
- a CDS encoding RimK family alpha-L-glutamate ligase, whose amino-acid sequence is MKISILTNSPNCKAVKQIQNSIINRGHKAPILILDNIKIVISNNEKGFDSIYYTKNNKTSKLSKASIGDAILPRIGSNVPFGAKVIQHIGNMGVFSPISGTGLLNSYDKMKTLQIASNNGIRTPKTIMGDQVRDVKYIVSQLGLPVIIKFIHGSGGSGVSILESMISLKSTLQSFTKLRKPFILQEFIYANNSDIRAVVIGEKVVAAYQRTAQGRDEFRSNLTLNGKGKSISLSETDKALCIKCAKVLGLNFCGIDLIKNGKTTYLLEANANFGLIGMEITKINFPDEMIRFLEKKVKSNITDSISHPLITNQYYSQLLPKIIGKRIHYVDRFNKKKSIVIESLSDLEHVMVNSFRVNL